DNA sequence from the Dethiosulfovibrio salsuginis genome:
ACCTCTCTAAGGCGGTTCCGTTCCCTGACGCTATCCTCTGAAGTGCGTCGATGTACGGTTGAGAGAGCTTTCCCCTAAGGGAGGCCATTAGCTCCGTCTTGTCCTGAAAGTAGTTGTATATGGTCCCCTTGGCTACCCCTGCCCTGGCGGCCACCCTGTCCATGGTGGTCCCGTCCCACCCGTGTTCCGCCAGGACCATCCTGGTTGCCTCGAGAAGGCTTTCCCTCATTATGTCCTCCAGCAGCTCTTTTCTCTTTTTGTTGATCTTTCCCGCCACGCCCTCACCTCTCTTTGTCCCGATGAACGTTGGTCATTGTACTGACTATCGGTCAACAGGTCAACGTAAAAAAACGTAAAAAGAACGGCCTCTCCGTTGTGTTAGAGGGGCCGTTCTCAGTAGTTTTCTCTTCAAGAAGTCCTTTTGCGGGGTGTTTCTCCGATACCGAGGCCTAGCTTCTGGCTACCGCCTCGATTTCTCCTCCGGCTGAGCCGGTGAATGCCTGTGTTATCTCTGGACCCGTCCAGATGCGTCTCCACCGCCCCTGGGATCGTCATGGTCACCTCGATGGCTCTGATGCCCCCCTTATACACAGCGTTCGACAGGGCCATTCCCTGTTTTTCGTCCTTTCCCCTGA
Encoded proteins:
- a CDS encoding beta/alpha barrel domain-containing protein, which codes for MTVPEGKGDILRAIGESGIVAVIRGKDEKQGMALSNAVYKGGIRAIEVTMTIPGAVETHLDGSRDNTGIHRLSRRRNRGGSQKLGLGIGETPRKRTS